A window of Gloeocapsopsis sp. IPPAS B-1203 contains these coding sequences:
- a CDS encoding iron-siderophore ABC transporter substrate-binding protein, with protein MVKLGSIQLLVTFLTVAIGSCGVTNHAIRNTPLSTTSADCRTIEHQMGKAEVCGQPKNIVVLGPNLLELVLALGIQPAGFADHMAFHQGDYDNPQQQIPYIGDRITSQPINVGLTYTPSLEAIVRVQPDLILGTTRMNKSQYEQLSQVAPTLLFEWFDTETNLRAIAQAVNQPQRAEQLLAESQQLIETARKALAPVVSTHPRVLMMTSGDGQELNLLVAENNFCGSLVSELGFQLVYPPEIDKNTLRSSTLPISVETLPRFNNADLVILLGYNWDTRQFTDMKAFDDHQLNNLKQGWKKNAIAQSLDASQVGRVYFIPAYMCLGLPGPIGTKLYIEELQKLLLSN; from the coding sequence ATGGTTAAACTTGGCAGCATTCAATTGCTGGTTACGTTCCTAACTGTTGCGATCGGGTCTTGTGGCGTGACAAATCATGCGATTCGCAACACTCCTTTGTCAACGACAAGCGCAGACTGCCGCACGATTGAGCATCAAATGGGTAAAGCCGAAGTCTGCGGACAACCGAAAAACATTGTGGTACTAGGTCCCAATCTTTTAGAGTTGGTACTTGCTTTAGGAATACAGCCTGCCGGATTTGCCGACCATATGGCATTTCACCAAGGAGACTATGACAATCCTCAGCAGCAGATTCCTTATATTGGCGATCGCATCACCAGTCAGCCTATTAATGTCGGGCTTACTTATACGCCATCACTTGAAGCAATCGTCAGAGTTCAGCCTGACTTAATTTTAGGAACGACACGAATGAATAAAAGCCAGTACGAGCAGTTGTCTCAAGTCGCACCAACACTGTTATTCGAGTGGTTTGATACAGAAACTAACTTACGCGCGATCGCTCAAGCTGTGAACCAACCTCAACGCGCAGAACAATTGCTAGCAGAATCTCAACAACTTATTGAAACGGCTCGCAAAGCCTTAGCGCCAGTCGTCTCAACGCATCCACGAGTATTGATGATGACATCTGGAGATGGTCAAGAATTGAATTTACTCGTTGCTGAGAATAACTTTTGCGGTTCTCTGGTTAGCGAGTTAGGCTTTCAACTCGTCTACCCACCTGAAATTGATAAAAATACGCTCAGGTCTTCTACACTTCCTATTTCTGTGGAGACATTACCCCGATTCAACAATGCCGATTTAGTGATTCTTCTAGGATACAACTGGGATACTCGTCAGTTTACAGATATGAAGGCATTTGACGATCATCAGTTAAATAATCTGAAGCAAGGTTGGAAAAAAAATGCGATCGCCCAATCGCTAGATGCTAGCCAAGTCGGACGGGTTTACTTTATTCCTGCTTATATGTGTCTAGGTTTACCAGGTCCAATCGGCACAAAACTGTATATAGAAGAACTACAAAAGTTGCTGTTATCAAACTAA
- a CDS encoding Uma2 family endonuclease → MFTTQRLTLEEYLNYDNGGDTQYELVAGELVEMPPESPLNVQIALFLLVRFLQFVPIAKLSNKAEIVISGVRATTRIPDLMVLTDELVEAMQQTTRSTITLDMPPPLLVVEVVSPGKINQDRDYRYKRSEYAARGIAEYWIVDPQQAQIIVLTLVDGLYEEVIFKGNERLQSGVFSQLGLSVDQVLNANL, encoded by the coding sequence ATGTTCACAACCCAACGCCTGACGCTTGAGGAATATCTAAACTACGACAATGGCGGGGACACTCAATACGAATTAGTGGCTGGAGAATTAGTTGAGATGCCGCCGGAAAGTCCCCTAAATGTGCAGATTGCACTTTTTTTGCTGGTTCGATTTCTTCAATTTGTTCCAATTGCCAAACTCAGCAATAAAGCCGAGATTGTGATTAGCGGCGTGCGTGCGACGACTCGTATTCCTGATTTGATGGTTCTCACCGATGAGCTTGTTGAGGCAATGCAGCAGACGACGCGCTCGACGATTACGCTAGATATGCCACCGCCACTGTTGGTAGTTGAAGTAGTTTCCCCTGGAAAAATCAACCAAGATAGAGATTATCGCTACAAAAGGTCTGAGTACGCCGCTAGAGGAATTGCCGAATATTGGATTGTCGATCCACAACAGGCTCAAATCATAGTGTTAACGCTTGTTGATGGACTGTATGAGGAAGTCATTTTTAAAGGAAATGAGAGGCTTCAGTCTGGGGTATTTTCGCAATTAGGTCTGAGTGTTGACCAAGTGTTAAATGCCAATTTATAA
- a CDS encoding MFS transporter gives MGCEHSDRTCCEQYLKFNFSVTRNTLVDALNPIPMRTFIILWLGQLASSIGSSMTYFALTLWIWQQTQSATAIALILVFYQLPQVAISVLSGILVDRVSRKSLLIVSDTASACCTFSVGILAATQVLQTWHIYFIAAIIGCFGNIQALTYSTMIPLLVSKQHYTRASSMGAMVGYAAGILSPAFAGVLYPKIGLLGITAIDMGTFAIAVFTLLIVPIPQTLRVEIDKSPEVKTGKRIWQEATFGLRYIASQRSLFSMAIAMSSFAFLNQISETLYQPMILARTDGNSQILGTVVAASGVGGVVGGILLSIWGGFHRRIFGMLFGFIGAGLSNLGLGIGLPVIWAIARFAASLHSPLIFSSYMAVWYAKVAPDLQGRVFAADYLIGLVIESTASLTAGLLADQVFEPAMRSGGWVFSLLTPLVGAGAGSGIALLYILNSCCMVLVGIASFKVRRLRDAEALMPDYEAT, from the coding sequence TTGGGTTGTGAACATAGCGATCGCACCTGCTGCGAGCAATATCTCAAATTTAACTTCAGTGTAACCCGAAATACACTTGTTGATGCTCTAAATCCTATCCCTATGCGTACTTTCATCATCCTCTGGCTAGGACAGCTTGCCTCCTCTATCGGCAGCAGCATGACATACTTTGCCCTCACTTTGTGGATCTGGCAGCAAACCCAGTCAGCTACCGCGATCGCCCTCATTTTAGTGTTCTATCAACTCCCTCAAGTTGCGATCTCAGTCTTATCCGGTATTTTGGTTGATCGCGTCTCGCGCAAATCTCTTTTGATTGTCAGCGATACTGCCTCCGCCTGCTGTACCTTCTCAGTAGGGATTTTGGCAGCAACTCAGGTTCTACAAACCTGGCATATTTACTTCATTGCCGCAATTATCGGTTGTTTTGGTAACATTCAAGCCCTCACCTATTCGACAATGATTCCGCTGTTGGTGTCGAAACAACATTACACTCGTGCCAGTAGTATGGGCGCAATGGTGGGCTATGCTGCGGGAATTCTCTCGCCCGCATTTGCCGGAGTGTTGTATCCCAAGATAGGACTTTTAGGCATTACAGCGATCGATATGGGGACATTTGCGATCGCCGTTTTCACGTTACTCATCGTACCAATTCCGCAAACACTGCGTGTCGAAATCGATAAGTCGCCAGAAGTCAAAACGGGAAAAAGAATTTGGCAAGAAGCAACGTTTGGATTGCGCTACATTGCTTCGCAGCGCAGTTTATTCTCAATGGCGATCGCGATGTCATCGTTTGCGTTTCTTAATCAAATCAGCGAAACGCTTTATCAGCCAATGATTCTGGCAAGAACGGATGGTAATTCACAAATACTAGGAACAGTCGTAGCAGCATCCGGTGTTGGAGGAGTTGTTGGGGGAATCTTGCTCAGTATTTGGGGTGGTTTTCACCGTCGCATCTTTGGTATGCTTTTCGGATTTATTGGTGCTGGCTTGAGTAACCTGGGATTAGGGATCGGGCTTCCTGTGATTTGGGCGATCGCTCGGTTCGCGGCATCACTTCACAGCCCACTCATTTTTAGCTCTTATATGGCAGTTTGGTATGCCAAAGTTGCCCCTGACTTGCAAGGACGGGTGTTCGCTGCTGATTATTTAATTGGATTAGTGATTGAATCAACAGCTAGTTTGACTGCGGGACTTTTAGCTGACCAAGTTTTTGAACCTGCGATGCGATCCGGCGGATGGGTTTTCTCACTTTTGACTCCCCTAGTTGGTGCTGGGGCTGGTAGCGGAATTGCATTGCTGTACATACTTAATTCTTGCTGCATGGTATTGGTAGGAATCGCGAGTTTTAAAGTACGACGACTACGAGACGCAGAAGCTTTGATGCCAGATTATGAGGCAACTTAG
- the thiC gene encoding phosphomethylpyrimidine synthase codes for MRTEWIAKRRGQSNVTQLHYARQGTITEEMHYVAQRENLPASLIREEVARGRMIIPANINHTNLEPMCIGIASKCKVNANIGASPNSSDLDEEVAKLNLAVKYGADTVMDLSTGGGNLDEIRSAIIKASPVPIGTVPVYQALESVHGTIEKLTPDDFLHVIEKHAQQGVDYQTIHAGILIEHLPLVRDRLTGIVSRGGGILARWMLHHHKQNPLYTHFRDIIEIFKKYDVSFSLGDSLRPGCTHDASDAAQLAELKTLGQLTRKAWEQDVQVMVEGPGHVPMDQIEFNVKKQMEECSEAPFYVLGPLVTDIAPGYDHITSAIGAAMAGWYGTAMLCYVTPKEHLGLPNAEDVRNGLIAYKIAAHAADIARHRPGARDRDDELSRARYNFDWNRQFELSLDPERAREYHDETLPADIYKTAEFCSMCGPKFCPMQTKVDADALTELEKFLAKETVSRNA; via the coding sequence ATGCGTACAGAATGGATCGCGAAGCGTCGCGGACAAAGTAACGTGACACAGCTGCATTACGCGCGTCAAGGCACAATTACCGAAGAGATGCACTATGTTGCTCAACGAGAAAATCTGCCAGCATCACTCATCCGCGAAGAAGTTGCACGGGGACGGATGATTATCCCCGCCAATATTAACCACACGAACTTAGAGCCAATGTGCATCGGCATTGCCTCAAAGTGTAAGGTGAACGCAAATATTGGTGCGAGTCCCAATTCATCGGATCTTGATGAAGAAGTTGCCAAACTCAACCTAGCGGTGAAATACGGCGCAGATACCGTCATGGATTTATCCACTGGTGGCGGGAACTTGGATGAAATTCGCAGCGCGATTATCAAAGCTTCCCCCGTACCAATTGGCACAGTGCCGGTTTATCAAGCACTAGAATCTGTTCATGGCACAATTGAAAAACTCACTCCTGATGACTTTCTTCATGTGATTGAAAAACATGCACAGCAAGGAGTAGACTACCAAACAATTCATGCCGGAATACTCATCGAGCATTTGCCTTTGGTGCGCGATCGCCTAACCGGAATTGTTTCACGCGGTGGTGGAATTCTTGCACGTTGGATGCTGCATCACCACAAACAAAACCCACTGTATACGCACTTTCGTGACATTATTGAAATCTTCAAAAAATACGACGTTTCCTTCAGCTTAGGCGATTCACTTCGCCCTGGATGTACGCACGATGCATCTGATGCGGCACAACTCGCCGAACTCAAAACCTTGGGACAACTGACGCGCAAAGCGTGGGAACAAGACGTTCAGGTTATGGTAGAAGGTCCAGGTCACGTACCGATGGATCAAATTGAATTTAATGTCAAAAAACAAATGGAAGAGTGTTCCGAAGCACCCTTCTACGTTCTAGGACCATTAGTAACAGATATTGCTCCTGGTTATGACCATATTACATCAGCGATCGGCGCAGCAATGGCAGGATGGTATGGTACTGCAATGTTGTGCTATGTGACGCCTAAAGAGCATTTAGGACTGCCTAATGCTGAAGACGTGCGGAATGGATTAATTGCCTATAAAATCGCGGCTCACGCCGCTGATATTGCACGTCACCGTCCTGGTGCTAGAGATCGCGACGACGAACTGTCCCGCGCTCGTTATAACTTTGATTGGAACCGACAGTTTGAGTTATCGCTCGATCCAGAACGCGCCAGAGAATACCACGACGAAACTTTACCTGCAGATATTTACAAAACTGCAGAATTCTGCTCGATGTGTGGTCCCAAGTTCTGTCCCATGCAAACAAAAGTTGATGCAGATGCATTAACAGAGTTAGAAAAGTTCTTGGCAAAAGAAACTGTATCTAGAAACGCTTAA
- the pyrE gene encoding orotate phosphoribosyltransferase produces the protein MIDQTASQPASDNWATTTSLSILRQQLLDLFCRLAYREGDFVLSSGQYSSYYINGKEVTLHPQGALAIGRIILSLLPTNTQAVAGLTLGADPIVTAVSVVSAYENRPIPALIVRKEAKGHGTRAYIEGPNLPENASVVVLEDVVTTGGSALKAVERLKAAGYNVHYVISLVDRLQGGAELYASAGLQFQSVFTIEDLQKHFRQLGTSSHS, from the coding sequence ATGATTGATCAAACCGCGTCGCAGCCAGCATCTGATAATTGGGCAACTACTACTAGTTTGTCTATTCTTCGCCAGCAACTACTAGATTTGTTTTGTCGGCTAGCTTATCGCGAAGGAGATTTTGTGCTTTCTTCTGGGCAATACAGTTCTTACTACATTAATGGTAAGGAAGTTACGTTACATCCCCAAGGAGCATTAGCCATTGGGCGGATCATTCTTTCTCTACTACCAACTAATACTCAGGCTGTAGCAGGTTTAACTTTAGGTGCTGATCCGATTGTTACAGCAGTCAGTGTTGTTTCTGCTTATGAAAATCGCCCCATACCAGCGTTGATTGTCCGCAAAGAAGCGAAGGGACATGGCACAAGAGCATATATTGAAGGTCCCAATTTGCCAGAAAATGCGAGTGTGGTGGTGTTGGAAGATGTAGTGACAACAGGAGGATCGGCATTAAAAGCCGTAGAAAGGCTTAAAGCGGCGGGCTACAACGTTCATTATGTTATTTCCTTAGTTGATCGCTTGCAAGGAGGTGCTGAATTATATGCATCAGCTGGTTTGCAATTTCAATCGGTGTTTACAATTGAAGATCTGCAGAAACATTTCCGACAACTGGGAACTAGTTCCCATTCCTAG